A region of Paraburkholderia sp. BL23I1N1 DNA encodes the following proteins:
- a CDS encoding c-type cytochrome: MNAPPLHYLTASVLALLLAASGAALAQSEPTALVDQQHCMFCHTRDAPFLAPSFEQIAERYRGVPNASVMLEHKLRLGGKAHWGDMAMPLPADRGGPLTPEDAHTLIQWVLSQ, from the coding sequence GTGAATGCCCCGCCTCTGCACTATCTGACCGCAAGCGTACTTGCGCTGTTGCTGGCAGCAAGCGGTGCAGCGCTTGCCCAGTCCGAGCCGACAGCGCTGGTCGATCAGCAGCATTGCATGTTCTGCCATACCCGGGATGCGCCTTTCCTCGCGCCTTCGTTTGAGCAGATCGCGGAACGCTATCGCGGCGTGCCAAACGCCAGCGTAATGCTTGAGCACAAGCTGCGGCTCGGCGGCAAGGCCCACTGGGGCGACATGGCCATGCCGCTTCCGGCGGATCGCGGTGGCCCATTGACACCCGAAGATGCTCACACATTAATCCAGTGGGTTTTAAGTCAATAA
- a CDS encoding DUF2964 family protein: protein MVRTESRIIFATVAVFIALAGLAGLIRGLLFDSADFIRFGAAGLVAGVACFVLLLNLTAGDDS, encoded by the coding sequence ATGGTCCGGACAGAATCAAGAATCATCTTTGCGACGGTTGCCGTCTTTATCGCGTTAGCAGGCCTCGCGGGATTAATCCGTGGGCTGCTGTTCGATAGCGCGGACTTCATTCGTTTCGGCGCGGCCGGGCTTGTTGCCGGTGTTGCCTGTTTCGTCCTGCTGCTTAACCTTACAGCGGGCGACGACTCCTAG
- the acs gene encoding acetate--CoA ligase, whose product MSTVELNQLNSTAPQIPALKHATIDGMEAYRALVAEAERDYPAFWARLAREHLEWRRPFTKVLNDTNAPFYQWFEDGELNASYNCLDRNLTNGLADKTAIVFEADDGKVTHITYQALYHRVCRLANAMRARGVKKGDRVVIYMPMSVEGVAAMLACARIGAPHSVVFGGFSAKSLHERMVDVGAVAVITADEQVRGGKTLPLKTIVDEALAMGGTEAVKTVVIYRRTGGRIPWIAGRDAWLHELEQDQPDTCEPEWVSAEHPLFVLYTSGSTGAPKGVQHSTGGYLLWAAVTMKWTFDIKPADVFWCTADIGWITGHTYICYGPTAVGATQVIFEGVPTYPNAGRFWDMIQRHKVSIFYTAPTAIRSLIKSADANTAVHPGSFDLSSLRILGTVGEPINPSAWNWYAEHVGGGRCPVLDTFWQTETGGHMISPLPGATPLVPGSCTLPMPGIDAAIVDETGHEVANGQGGVLVIRKPWPSMIRTIWNNPERFRNGYYPDELGGTLYLAGDGAIRDRDTGYFTITGRIDDVLNVSGHRMGTMEIESALAANPLVAEAAVVGRPDETFGEAIVAFVVLKTARPTGAEAKRIADELRAWVAREIGPIAKPKDIRFGDAMPKTRSGKVVRRLLRSVAKGESITQDTSTVENPAVISQFADSI is encoded by the coding sequence GTGTCTACCGTCGAACTTAATCAACTCAACTCCACGGCGCCGCAGATCCCCGCGCTCAAGCATGCAACCATCGACGGCATGGAGGCTTACCGTGCGCTCGTGGCCGAGGCCGAACGCGACTATCCCGCGTTCTGGGCGCGTCTTGCGAGAGAGCATCTCGAGTGGCGCCGACCGTTCACGAAAGTGCTGAACGATACCAACGCGCCCTTCTATCAATGGTTTGAAGACGGTGAGCTGAACGCTTCATATAACTGCCTCGATCGCAACCTCACCAACGGTCTTGCCGACAAAACGGCTATCGTGTTCGAGGCAGACGACGGCAAAGTCACGCACATCACGTATCAGGCGCTCTATCACCGCGTGTGCAGACTCGCTAACGCGATGCGCGCGCGCGGCGTGAAGAAAGGCGACCGGGTGGTGATCTACATGCCGATGTCGGTGGAAGGCGTCGCCGCCATGCTGGCGTGTGCGCGCATCGGCGCGCCGCACTCCGTCGTGTTCGGCGGCTTCTCCGCCAAATCGCTGCATGAACGGATGGTCGATGTCGGTGCGGTGGCAGTGATTACCGCCGATGAACAGGTGCGCGGCGGCAAGACCCTGCCGCTCAAGACCATCGTCGACGAAGCCCTTGCGATGGGCGGCACCGAAGCCGTCAAAACGGTCGTCATCTATCGTCGGACCGGCGGCCGGATCCCCTGGATCGCGGGACGCGACGCATGGCTGCATGAACTCGAACAGGACCAACCCGATACCTGCGAACCAGAATGGGTCAGTGCGGAACACCCGCTGTTCGTGCTGTACACTTCCGGGTCGACCGGCGCGCCCAAAGGCGTGCAGCACAGCACCGGCGGATATCTGCTGTGGGCCGCCGTAACGATGAAATGGACCTTCGACATCAAGCCGGCCGATGTCTTCTGGTGTACCGCCGACATCGGCTGGATCACCGGTCACACGTACATCTGCTATGGCCCTACCGCAGTCGGCGCGACCCAGGTGATCTTCGAAGGCGTCCCCACCTATCCGAATGCGGGTCGTTTCTGGGACATGATCCAGCGCCATAAGGTCAGCATCTTCTACACGGCACCGACTGCCATCCGGTCTCTCATCAAGAGCGCCGACGCTAACACCGCCGTGCATCCGGGCAGCTTCGACCTGAGCAGCCTGCGCATTCTCGGCACGGTCGGCGAACCGATCAACCCAAGCGCATGGAACTGGTATGCCGAACATGTCGGCGGCGGCCGCTGTCCGGTGCTCGACACTTTCTGGCAAACGGAAACGGGCGGCCACATGATCTCGCCGCTGCCAGGCGCCACCCCGCTCGTGCCGGGATCGTGCACGCTGCCGATGCCGGGCATCGACGCGGCGATCGTCGACGAAACCGGCCATGAAGTGGCCAACGGACAAGGCGGCGTGCTCGTCATCCGCAAGCCGTGGCCGTCGATGATCCGCACCATCTGGAACAATCCTGAGCGCTTTCGCAACGGCTACTATCCCGACGAACTCGGCGGCACGCTGTACCTCGCCGGCGACGGCGCGATTCGTGACCGGGACACCGGCTACTTCACGATCACGGGTCGTATCGACGACGTCCTGAACGTGTCCGGACACCGGATGGGCACCATGGAAATCGAGTCAGCACTGGCGGCCAATCCACTCGTCGCCGAGGCTGCAGTCGTCGGGCGTCCGGATGAAACGTTCGGCGAAGCCATCGTCGCCTTCGTCGTTCTGAAAACGGCGCGGCCGACCGGCGCCGAGGCTAAGCGCATAGCGGACGAATTGCGTGCCTGGGTCGCCAGGGAAATCGGTCCGATCGCGAAGCCGAAGGACATCCGGTTCGGCGACGCCATGCCCAAGACGCGCTCCGGCAAGGTCGTGCGCCGCTTGTTGCGCTCAGTCGCGAAAGGCGAATCGATTACACAAGACACGTCGACCGTCGAAAATCCTGCCGTGATTTCACAGTTCGCTGATTCGATCTGA
- a CDS encoding universal stress protein — protein sequence MYKVILAALDGSNASKGALKEAIRMAKLVDGTMTVVYVLDRFAMFAYSANYDQFAMVEALRAEGDRILANAHKDATEGNVACKVAIAETDNISEDVAGCLLRYVQGHDVDLVVMGTHGRRAMQRMKLGSVAERFLRFSTCPVLLVRDTAVAT from the coding sequence ATGTACAAAGTTATCCTGGCGGCACTGGATGGCAGCAACGCGTCGAAGGGTGCGTTAAAGGAAGCTATCCGCATGGCGAAGCTGGTCGACGGCACGATGACAGTGGTGTACGTGCTCGACCGTTTCGCGATGTTTGCCTATTCAGCCAATTACGACCAGTTTGCGATGGTCGAGGCACTACGAGCTGAAGGCGATCGAATCCTGGCGAATGCGCATAAAGACGCGACGGAGGGCAACGTGGCGTGCAAGGTCGCTATCGCCGAGACGGACAACATCAGCGAAGACGTCGCCGGCTGCTTGCTGCGTTACGTACAGGGGCACGACGTGGACCTTGTCGTGATGGGCACCCACGGACGTCGCGCAATGCAACGCATGAAGCTAGGTAGCGTCGCCGAGCGATTCCTTCGGTTCTCGACCTGCCCGGTGCTGCTGGTTCGTGATACGGCCGTTGCAACTTGA
- a CDS encoding DUF3564 domain-containing protein: MRLTIHLDTFDRVNPMAFVILWLDNEKRQWSREGHMGLDLPEWGALHVDCGNTLVCGPHDSTPCCVLEGLDLNTSSGPFEGETGRAQWCADSGRSLITGHWHVQCVDNENTEPEDGIFAADDNP, from the coding sequence ATGCGCCTCACCATCCACCTCGACACGTTCGACCGTGTCAATCCAATGGCATTCGTCATCCTGTGGCTCGACAATGAAAAACGCCAATGGTCGCGCGAGGGTCATATGGGACTCGATTTACCTGAATGGGGCGCCTTGCACGTCGATTGCGGCAACACGCTTGTCTGCGGGCCGCACGATTCCACACCCTGCTGCGTACTCGAAGGGCTCGATCTGAACACCTCGTCTGGACCATTCGAAGGTGAAACCGGACGCGCACAATGGTGCGCCGACTCTGGCAGATCGCTGATAACGGGCCACTGGCACGTGCAATGTGTCGACAACGAGAACACCGAGCCGGAAGACGGTATATTCGCCGCCGACGACAACCCGTAA
- a CDS encoding IS1182 family transposase, whose translation MTTSYLPYEPQQQMLLPHALQDWLPEGHLAYYISDTVDSLDLSAFHARYAGGGQRNQPFHPAMMVKVLVYGYATGVFSSRKLARKLHEDVAFRVLAAGNYPAHRTLCDFRAFHLKELSDLFVQVVKLARECGLIRLGTIAVDGTKIKANASRHKAMSYDRMKKAELELKEQIDALLAKAKVADDAEKNEPELDIPAEITRREDRLAVIRAARARLEERQRQADIARGRSDDDTPPDGGDKPKKKSRFKYRFGEPKPDAQENFTDPESRIMKHAGGGFDYSYNAQAAVDDTAHIIVAAELGNSAADSGQLPGVLAAVLRDAGANPRQVLADAGYRSEATFEQLREHPAELIVAPGREGKKDVRVDALKRPLCAAMAEKFTSAQTQAAYRKRKWLSEPPNAWVKSVLGFRQFSMRGLAKAQAEWKLVCVALNLRRMSKMKLA comes from the coding sequence ATGACAACAAGCTATCTCCCCTACGAGCCGCAGCAGCAGATGTTGCTGCCCCACGCGCTGCAAGACTGGCTGCCCGAAGGGCACCTTGCCTACTACATCAGCGACACGGTGGACTCACTCGACCTCTCCGCTTTCCATGCGCGGTATGCCGGCGGTGGTCAGCGCAACCAGCCCTTTCATCCGGCGATGATGGTGAAGGTGCTCGTGTACGGCTATGCGACCGGCGTGTTCTCGTCGCGCAAGCTGGCCAGGAAGCTGCATGAGGATGTCGCGTTCCGGGTCCTGGCGGCGGGCAACTATCCGGCGCACCGGACGCTGTGCGACTTCCGCGCCTTTCACCTCAAAGAACTGTCGGACCTGTTTGTGCAGGTGGTGAAACTGGCCAGGGAGTGCGGACTGATCAGGCTCGGGACGATTGCCGTTGACGGCACGAAGATCAAGGCCAATGCCTCGCGCCACAAGGCGATGAGCTACGACCGGATGAAGAAAGCCGAGCTTGAACTGAAAGAACAGATCGATGCGCTGCTGGCAAAAGCGAAAGTGGCCGATGACGCTGAGAAGAACGAGCCTGAACTCGATATTCCGGCCGAGATCACGCGGCGCGAGGACCGGCTTGCGGTCATCCGTGCTGCGCGTGCGCGTCTGGAAGAGCGCCAGCGCCAGGCCGATATCGCGCGTGGTCGTAGCGACGACGACACGCCGCCGGACGGCGGCGACAAGCCGAAAAAGAAGTCGCGCTTCAAGTACAGGTTCGGCGAGCCCAAGCCCGACGCCCAGGAGAATTTTACTGACCCGGAAAGCCGGATCATGAAGCACGCCGGCGGCGGCTTCGACTATTCCTACAATGCCCAGGCTGCCGTCGACGACACGGCCCACATCATCGTCGCGGCCGAACTGGGTAACAGTGCCGCCGACAGCGGCCAGTTGCCAGGCGTTCTTGCTGCCGTGCTGCGTGACGCTGGCGCCAATCCCAGGCAAGTCCTTGCCGACGCGGGCTACCGGTCGGAAGCGACGTTCGAGCAATTGCGCGAGCATCCCGCCGAGCTGATTGTGGCGCCCGGACGCGAGGGCAAGAAAGATGTGAGGGTCGATGCCCTGAAGCGCCCGCTGTGCGCCGCGATGGCAGAAAAGTTTACCTCTGCGCAAACTCAGGCGGCCTATCGAAAGCGCAAATGGCTGTCCGAACCGCCGAATGCCTGGGTAAAAAGCGTTCTCGGATTTCGACAATTCAGCATGCGCGGACTGGCCAAGGCTCAGGCCGAGTGGAAGCTCGTCTGCGTGGCGCTGAACCTGCGCAGAATGTCGAAAATGAAACTTGCGTAA
- a CDS encoding Acg family FMN-binding oxidoreductase: MNALPQNTAWSIDEHQVDPNAGIEEKLRFALRYAVLAPSNHNTQPWHFIVDGDCVTLCADRMRALPVVDPFDRELIISCGAALFNLRVALSRFGLAYAITLFPSPADVDVLAHLRILRDGRCDASLAPLFDAMPRRVTTRETFADEPVPVELQLRLEEAGAAEGADIVCAGNAAIREHLATLIAEADQAQFKDPRFRRELASWIHSKRSQDGMPALSPGMRDLLDLAVPLVGSVIRTFDLGGGMAAAHHTLVTGSPLLLCIATGADDAAAWLAAGQALERVLLTAADEGITASYLNQPIEVASLRDRLRAALNLDGVPQLLLRIGRGRQTPHSPRRPLAEVVS, translated from the coding sequence ATGAACGCACTTCCCCAAAACACCGCCTGGTCCATCGACGAACATCAAGTCGACCCGAATGCCGGCATCGAAGAAAAACTGCGATTTGCACTGCGATACGCGGTGTTGGCGCCATCCAACCATAATACGCAACCGTGGCATTTCATCGTCGACGGTGACTGCGTCACGTTGTGCGCGGACCGTATGCGAGCGCTGCCGGTGGTCGATCCCTTTGACCGTGAGCTGATCATCAGCTGTGGCGCGGCGCTTTTCAATCTCCGCGTTGCGCTGAGCCGCTTCGGTCTTGCCTACGCGATCACACTGTTTCCCTCGCCTGCCGACGTGGACGTGCTGGCGCATCTGCGGATCTTGCGCGACGGCCGTTGCGACGCCAGCCTTGCACCACTATTCGACGCCATGCCGCGGCGCGTCACGACCCGTGAAACCTTCGCTGACGAACCCGTCCCGGTCGAACTCCAGTTGCGGCTCGAGGAAGCCGGCGCCGCCGAGGGTGCCGACATTGTCTGCGCCGGGAACGCGGCCATCCGCGAGCACCTCGCCACGCTGATCGCTGAAGCCGATCAGGCGCAATTCAAGGATCCGCGCTTCAGGCGCGAACTCGCGAGCTGGATCCATTCGAAACGCAGCCAGGATGGCATGCCAGCGTTGTCGCCGGGCATGCGCGACCTGCTCGATCTCGCGGTGCCCCTGGTAGGTTCGGTGATTCGCACGTTCGACCTGGGCGGCGGCATGGCAGCCGCCCATCACACGCTGGTCACCGGCTCGCCGTTACTGCTGTGTATCGCCACCGGAGCGGACGATGCCGCAGCGTGGCTGGCGGCAGGTCAGGCGCTTGAACGGGTACTGCTTACCGCCGCGGACGAGGGCATCACGGCGTCCTACCTCAATCAGCCGATCGAAGTGGCTTCACTGCGTGACAGATTGCGTGCCGCCCTGAATCTGGACGGCGTACCGCAATTGCTGCTGCGTATCGGCCGCGGCCGGCAAACGCCTCATTCGCCGCGGCGACCGCTTGCCGAAGTCGTGTCGTAG
- a CDS encoding sigma-54-dependent Fis family transcriptional regulator: protein MRDDVGHAVTPMATREAGWLTPSIQKSHERSETFGLSAAMRPDYDVLPAAELTLKLEQSRVLCAHATPVMETLHEQIVNTQSMIVLTDAEGLILHSIGDDDFLRRAEKVALRPGANWAEDRQGTNAIGTALAERCPTVVHGEQHYLAANRFLTCSSVPILDPYGDLIGVLDVTGDHRSYHQHTLALAKMSVQMIENHLFTNTFRETLQIAFHGRPEFLGTLMEGIVAFTCDGRFLSANRSAQFQLGLPLTSLRAHTLSSLFGLTSAQLIDRLRVSRDQHLSLNLNNGAVVCAHVEFRRATRTNDAWPPEGHRESRPSQRVASSPPAASVLSRLSYLDTGDPQIAAVIAKVRKVIGKDIPILITGETGTGKELLAQAIHNDSPRRSGAFVAVNCASIPETLIESELFGYEEGAFTGARRKGAVGKLLQANGGTLFLDEIGDMPYPLQVRLLRVLQERLINPLGSSKSIPVDIAIICATHRDLRDMIVQNRFREDLYYRLNGLVVKLPPLRERTDLSAVIQKMLQSASSESADGQRLSVADEVMALFEQCAWPGNFRQLSNLLRTAAAMVDADGQLRREHLPDDFFDDVRGTAAAPVSIMETLPLSSGRLEDVAANAIAKAVAQHGGNVSAAARALGVSRNTIYRKLPQQGMDNADDAV, encoded by the coding sequence ATGCGCGATGATGTCGGTCACGCCGTAACGCCAATGGCGACTCGTGAGGCCGGCTGGCTCACGCCGTCGATTCAGAAATCTCACGAACGCTCCGAAACGTTCGGATTGAGCGCCGCGATGCGGCCGGATTACGACGTGCTGCCGGCAGCCGAACTCACCTTGAAACTAGAGCAAAGCCGCGTCCTGTGTGCGCATGCCACGCCCGTGATGGAAACGCTGCACGAGCAGATCGTCAACACGCAGAGCATGATTGTGCTGACCGACGCTGAAGGGTTGATTCTTCACTCGATCGGTGACGACGATTTTCTCCGGCGAGCCGAAAAAGTCGCGCTGCGTCCGGGCGCGAACTGGGCGGAAGACCGGCAAGGCACCAACGCAATCGGCACGGCGCTCGCCGAGCGCTGTCCGACAGTCGTGCATGGCGAACAGCACTATCTGGCTGCCAATCGCTTTCTCACCTGTTCCAGCGTGCCGATCCTGGATCCGTACGGCGATCTGATCGGCGTGCTCGACGTCACCGGCGACCATCGCAGCTATCACCAGCACACCCTGGCGCTGGCAAAGATGTCCGTCCAGATGATCGAGAATCATCTGTTTACCAATACCTTTCGCGAGACACTGCAAATTGCCTTTCACGGCCGGCCCGAATTTCTCGGCACCTTGATGGAAGGCATCGTCGCGTTTACCTGCGATGGCCGTTTCCTGTCGGCCAATCGTAGTGCGCAATTTCAACTGGGATTGCCGCTCACCAGCTTGCGCGCGCATACCCTGTCCTCGCTATTCGGCCTCACCAGCGCGCAACTGATCGACCGTCTGCGCGTCAGCCGGGACCAGCATCTGTCGCTGAACCTGAACAACGGCGCAGTGGTATGCGCTCACGTCGAATTCCGGCGTGCCACGCGCACCAATGATGCCTGGCCGCCGGAGGGGCATCGTGAGTCACGCCCCTCACAACGCGTGGCGTCCTCTCCCCCCGCCGCGAGCGTGCTATCGAGACTCAGCTATCTGGACACCGGGGACCCTCAGATCGCAGCCGTCATCGCCAAAGTCCGCAAGGTAATCGGCAAGGACATCCCGATCCTGATCACCGGTGAGACCGGTACCGGCAAGGAACTGCTGGCCCAGGCGATCCACAACGACTCGCCGCGCCGCTCGGGGGCGTTCGTTGCGGTTAACTGCGCGTCGATACCGGAAACGCTGATCGAATCCGAGTTGTTCGGCTATGAAGAAGGCGCCTTCACCGGTGCGCGGCGCAAAGGCGCCGTCGGCAAACTGCTTCAGGCCAACGGCGGCACGCTATTTCTCGACGAAATCGGCGACATGCCCTATCCGCTGCAAGTGCGCTTGCTGCGCGTGCTGCAGGAGCGCCTCATCAATCCGCTTGGTTCCTCGAAGTCGATACCGGTCGATATCGCCATCATTTGCGCAACTCACCGCGACCTGCGCGACATGATCGTGCAGAACCGGTTTCGCGAGGACCTGTATTACCGCCTGAACGGACTGGTGGTGAAATTGCCGCCGCTGCGCGAGCGCACGGATCTATCCGCCGTCATTCAAAAGATGCTGCAATCCGCATCCTCCGAAAGCGCTGACGGGCAGCGACTGAGCGTCGCCGACGAGGTGATGGCGCTGTTCGAGCAATGCGCGTGGCCCGGTAATTTTCGCCAGCTCAGCAATCTCCTGCGAACCGCCGCCGCCATGGTCGATGCGGACGGCCAGCTCCGGCGCGAGCATTTGCCCGACGATTTCTTCGACGACGTGCGCGGCACTGCCGCCGCGCCTGTGAGCATCATGGAAACCTTACCGCTATCAAGCGGGCGGCTGGAGGACGTCGCCGCCAACGCCATCGCCAAGGCGGTCGCGCAGCATGGCGGCAACGTGTCGGCTGCCGCCCGCGCACTAGGCGTCTCGCGCAATACGATCTATCGCAAACTACCGCAGCAAGGTATGGACAACGCCGACGACGCCGTCTGA
- a CDS encoding creatininase family protein: protein MRFPQRRAFASIILLIATQTVFAQTPKTVFLEDLTWTELRDQIQTGKTTIIIPIGGTEQSGPDVALGKHNARVKVLSQRIAEGLGNAIVAPVIAYVPEGGYAPPTSHMRFPGTITVPDDVFEKTLESAANSFKVHGFTNVVFLGDHGGYQNDVRHVVAQLNKSWAGTNARAFVPPAYYGTSSEGYAQILRQHGVSDAEIGTHAGLADTSLLLAVAPQMVRLERLRSGPKLGPADGVYGGDPRHSSVELGQLGIDAIVSRTIDAIKKETASR from the coding sequence ATGCGCTTTCCCCAAAGACGAGCTTTCGCATCCATCATTTTGCTCATCGCCACGCAGACTGTTTTTGCGCAAACCCCGAAAACCGTCTTCCTTGAGGACCTGACCTGGACCGAACTGCGCGACCAGATCCAGACGGGCAAGACCACCATCATCATCCCCATTGGCGGAACCGAGCAAAGCGGCCCCGACGTCGCACTCGGCAAACACAATGCACGCGTCAAGGTGCTGTCGCAGCGGATCGCGGAGGGCCTTGGCAACGCGATCGTCGCACCGGTCATCGCCTACGTGCCGGAGGGCGGCTACGCTCCGCCGACCTCACACATGCGTTTTCCCGGCACCATCACCGTGCCGGACGACGTGTTCGAAAAGACGCTCGAATCCGCCGCGAACAGCTTCAAGGTTCACGGCTTTACCAACGTCGTCTTTCTCGGCGACCACGGCGGCTACCAGAACGACGTCAGACACGTCGTAGCCCAGCTCAACAAGAGCTGGGCCGGCACGAACGCCCGGGCGTTCGTGCCGCCGGCGTACTACGGCACGAGCTCGGAGGGCTACGCGCAGATCCTGCGGCAGCACGGCGTCAGCGATGCCGAGATCGGCACGCATGCGGGACTCGCGGATACCTCGCTGCTGCTGGCGGTAGCACCGCAGATGGTGCGGCTCGAGCGCCTGCGAAGTGGTCCGAAACTGGGACCGGCCGACGGCGTCTATGGCGGCGACCCGCGGCACTCGAGCGTCGAACTCGGTCAACTGGGCATTGACGCGATTGTGTCGCGGACCATCGATGCCATAAAAAAAGAGACCGCAAGCCGCTGA
- a CDS encoding YncE family protein yields MQLCAHRFSRVATAVAVALAGFCAAGTASAASAVTTVAGMPPVVNPDNLYSEAGAGHMSAAVTSALPRVYVPNLRSNDVYVIDPATLKVVDRFHVGFSPQHVVPAWDLQTLWVANNAEGRPDGSLTPIDPKTGHPGNAIMVDDPYNMYFTPDGKEAIVVAEAHARLDFRDAHTMALKSSLEAPQCKGINHADFSIDGKYALFTCEFGGKLAKIDLVNRKVVGYLELDRKGMPQDIRIAPDGKVFYVADMMADGVYVIDGDSFTKIGFIKTGVGTHGLYPSRDGTRLYVSNRGSNRVHGPKHGKGSVSVIDFATRKVVANWPIPGGGSPDMGNVSADGTMLWLSGRFDDVVYAIDTKTGSVKSIPVGAEPHGLTVWPQPGRYSLGHTGNMR; encoded by the coding sequence ATGCAATTGTGTGCTCACCGCTTTTCGCGCGTTGCAACGGCCGTCGCCGTCGCGCTGGCCGGTTTCTGTGCGGCCGGCACTGCGTCGGCGGCATCAGCTGTCACCACGGTGGCCGGCATGCCGCCCGTGGTGAACCCCGATAACCTGTACAGCGAAGCGGGCGCCGGCCATATGAGCGCCGCGGTCACCAGCGCGCTACCGCGCGTCTATGTGCCGAACCTGCGTTCGAATGATGTCTACGTGATCGATCCGGCCACGCTGAAGGTGGTCGACAGGTTTCACGTCGGCTTCAGTCCACAGCACGTCGTCCCTGCATGGGATCTGCAGACGCTGTGGGTGGCCAACAACGCCGAAGGTCGCCCCGACGGCAGCCTGACCCCGATCGATCCGAAGACCGGTCATCCCGGCAACGCGATCATGGTCGACGATCCGTACAACATGTACTTCACACCGGACGGCAAAGAGGCGATCGTGGTGGCCGAAGCACACGCGCGACTGGACTTTCGCGATGCGCACACGATGGCGCTGAAATCGAGTCTTGAAGCGCCTCAGTGCAAAGGCATCAATCACGCCGATTTCTCGATCGACGGCAAGTACGCGCTCTTTACCTGCGAGTTCGGCGGCAAGCTGGCCAAGATCGATCTCGTCAACCGCAAGGTCGTGGGCTACCTCGAACTCGACCGGAAGGGCATGCCGCAAGACATCCGCATCGCGCCGGACGGCAAGGTGTTCTATGTTGCCGACATGATGGCCGACGGCGTCTACGTGATCGACGGCGACAGCTTCACGAAGATCGGCTTCATCAAGACCGGCGTCGGTACGCACGGCCTGTACCCGAGCCGCGACGGCACCCGGCTCTATGTGTCCAACCGTGGCTCCAATCGCGTGCACGGACCGAAACATGGCAAGGGTAGCGTCTCGGTGATCGACTTCGCGACGCGCAAGGTCGTCGCGAATTGGCCGATTCCGGGCGGCGGCAGTCCCGACATGGGTAATGTCAGTGCGGATGGCACGATGCTGTGGCTGTCCGGTCGCTTCGATGACGTTGTCTACGCGATCGATACGAAGACCGGCTCGGTCAAATCCATTCCGGTTGGCGCGGAACCGCACGGGCTTACCGTCTGGCCGCAGCCGGGGCGTTATTCACTTGGGCACACCGGAAATATGCGTTGA
- a CDS encoding helix-turn-helix domain-containing protein, whose translation MSDVAEYTEIMPLQRVPLPTSGHSPLAPSVLARPAARCSTCSLRSICMPQGLTPAELERMESLMCVSRTIKQGESLYGANDSFQSIYAVRAGSFKTVVMHRDGREQVTGFHLAGDSLGLDGVCSGKHSCDAIAIEDSNVCIIPFHLLEVMCREVKAVQQHVHRLMGSEIVREATLMMLLGTMSAEQRVAAFLLNLSGRLKTRGYSPATFNLRMTREEIGSYLGMKLETVSRMFSKFQKDGLVDTHGKQIRILDLEGLARV comes from the coding sequence ATGTCTGACGTCGCCGAATACACTGAAATCATGCCGCTGCAGCGTGTCCCACTGCCGACGTCAGGTCATTCCCCGCTCGCGCCGTCAGTACTGGCCCGCCCCGCCGCACGCTGCTCGACCTGCTCGCTGCGCTCGATCTGCATGCCGCAAGGCTTGACGCCGGCCGAACTCGAGCGCATGGAGTCGCTGATGTGCGTTTCGCGCACCATCAAACAGGGTGAATCGCTATACGGCGCCAACGATTCGTTCCAGAGTATCTATGCGGTCCGCGCCGGTTCGTTCAAGACCGTCGTCATGCATCGCGACGGTCGCGAACAGGTCACTGGCTTTCATCTCGCCGGCGATTCGCTCGGTCTCGACGGCGTATGTTCAGGCAAACACAGCTGCGACGCGATCGCCATCGAGGACAGCAACGTCTGCATCATCCCGTTCCATTTGCTCGAAGTCATGTGTCGCGAGGTGAAGGCCGTGCAACAGCACGTCCATCGCCTGATGGGCAGCGAGATCGTTCGCGAGGCGACACTGATGATGCTGCTCGGCACGATGTCCGCCGAGCAGCGGGTCGCCGCATTCCTGCTGAACCTCTCAGGAAGACTCAAGACACGCGGCTACTCGCCGGCCACATTCAATCTGCGCATGACACGGGAGGAGATCGGCAGCTATCTTGGGATGAAACTCGAAACCGTCAGCCGCATGTTTTCGAAATTTCAGAAGGACGGGCTTGTCGATACGCATGGCAAACAGATCAGGATTCTCGACCTCGAAGGCCTCGCGCGCGTGTAG